TGGTTGGCCTGCGCCGCGATCGGGAGCGCACCGGCGCGGAAGACGATGCTGTTGGCGAAGTCGCCGTGCGCCAGGCTGCCGTACACCTCGTGGCCGTTGAGCGTCACGAACACCGACGACCGGTCGAGGTCAACGGCGCGGTCGAAGTCGATCTGGAGGGTGTCGAGGGTGTTGATCTCGGCGCCGGCTCCCGGCGACAGGCTGACCTCGCGCGGGCCCCCGGCGTCGACGGTGGCCCGACGGATGTCGCCCGCGGCGGTGTCGGCGACCGCGGCCGCCCCGCCGTACACGACCCCCGCGGCCGGCCGCCACGTGGCGAGCTGATCGACCTGGGGACGGGCGAGGTTGTGGTGCGCGGTGAGCATCAGCGGGGCGCCGCGGGCGGCGGCGTGGGGCCCGCCGGCGAGCGCGTCGGGGAAGCGCTCCCCGCTGGCCACCGCGACCGTCTGCGGCGAGGCGAAGAACCCGCCGGCGATCACCGCGGCGGTGTCGAACCGGCTCGGCCCGGCCAGGCGGCGCACCTCACCGGCGAGCTGGTCGAGCTCGGCCGCCACCTGGCCGTTGACCACGGCCGTCCCGCCGACCACGTACACCACCGGGTAGTTCCGCGCAGCCAGGAACTCGCGGGTCGCGGGCGGGAGGGTGTCGGTCGCGGTCAGCAGGATCGGCATCCCGCGGATCGCAGCCGGGGACGACGCGGCCAGCGCGTCGGGGAAGCTGAACCCCGACGCCACCACCGCAGCGTCACCGCGGGGCAGCACCGCACCGGCGGACGCGGCCGTCCCGAACCGGTCGGTGCCGGCGACCCGCTGTGGTGTCAGGCCGATCGCCTGCACGTCCGCAGCGACCTGCTGCGACAAGGCGCTGGGTCCGCCCAGCAGGTAGACGGTGGCCCCCGGCGGCAGGACCCGGCGTAGCTCCCCGGCGGTGGCGTCAGCCAGGCGTTCGGCCCCGCTGAGCAGCAACGGACCGTCGACCGCCGTGGCCAGCGGCGCCCCGGCCAGCGCGTCGGGGAAGTCGTCGGCCCGGGCCAGCACCGCCGCGGTGGCCGCCTGCGGGTACAGGTCGCGACTGATCGCGGCAGCGGTCTCGATCCGGTTCTGGCCGGCCAGGCGACCGACCGCCGTGTCGGAGGCCGTGAAGCGCCACGCCCGGGTGGTGGTCGCCCCCTGGCGGTCGGTCAGGTGGACCTCGGCGACGTGATCGCCGGGGGCCACCTGCGCTGTGGCGGCGATGCGCTGGTAGGTGTCGCTCCCGGACTGCTGGGCGGGCACGCCAACGCCGTCGAGGCGGACCTCGGCGCCCGCGACCCCCGCTTGAGCGACCAGGAACGCGGCGATCTCGACCGCTCCGGCCGGGATCACGCCGCCGGGAGCCGGGTGCGGCCCGATCACCCCGGGGCTGGGCGGTTGCGCCACGCTGTCGGCGCGGGCAGGCGCCACCGGGACGGCGAGCACGGCCACCATCGCCAGCACTGCCGGCAGGACGAACCCCGACCCACGACGGAACACGGCCACCGACACCCCCTGTGGAGCTCCCGCACGACGCGCCACCCAGCGTACGCGACCGCTCGACTGGTCATCCTGTCATCCTGCGCGTGCCGACACATGATGCCGGTTACGTGCTCCGACCGCCGTTCACTCGGTCGCCAACCCGATGTTGGGCGCCACGGTCGATGGCGCTGTCAGGGGTGTGATCGCGTCACGGTTGGTGGCGCCACGGTGAGTTGCGAAACCGGCACCGGCAAGACCCACCGGCTGATCGCTTTCGGCGTGGCCGCCTCCGAGCAAGGGTGCGCCGTCGGCTGCATCACCGCCGCACAACTGGTCAACGAAGCCTTCGAGGCCGCCGACGACCGGCAGCTGTCTCGCACCGTGGCCCGCTACAGGCGCCTCGACCTCCTGCTGCTCGACGAACTGGGCCACATCCAGCTCGACAGCCACGGCGCCGAACTGGTCTTCCAGGTCCTCACCGACCCGGAAGAGCGCGCCCCTCCGGTGACCTCCACGTTTTCGACGATGGCGGGCGTCTGGCTGTTCGGGCTCGTTGCCACGCCGTCGGCTGCCGTTTGGTTGAGGACAAACCTCGAGCGGTGCGAGGAGCGAAACCGGCAGGCCGCCACCGATCCGGACGGGTAGCGAGCTCACCGGCGGACAAGCCCTGTTCCCAACCAAGCGACGCAGCTTGGCGGTGATCTCCGCAGCCGACGCCCTCGCATCGGCTTTTTGCTGGTGGCGGGCCGGATGGTGCGCAGCATCCGGGCGGTCTCGTCGCCGAAAGGTCCCCCTGGACTGGACCCTCCAGCAACAAGTTCGACGAGCTGCTCGTGGATGCGCACCAGCGCTTCTGCCGGGCCGACACGATGTGCCAGCGCCGCTCGATCAGCAGCCCCAACAGCTGCGGGACACAGTCGTCGACGACCTGGCACAGCACGCGCGCGTGCCGGCCAGCGATCGCGGTCGACCGCGCATCGTGCGCGTCGGCCCGGTGACCCGACCCCGACAGCCTGCGCACCTGCCGCGACAGCGCCGCCGGTACAGCACGCACCTGATGGTCCGCCTCCATAGCTGCCTCGACAGCGCCAGCTCAACCCGTTGGCGTTTCTCGATTGCCCAGACCCGGTCAAGCCAGCGGTCCGCCCACTTGGGCAGCCGTGGGACCTGCCGGGTGTTGGCGTCGATGCGGATCCGGTCGAGCACCTCGTCGCGCTCTCCCAGTGCAAGCGCGGTGTGCGACCGCTTGTGCGGGTCGATGGCCGATCATGACCGCCAGGCGATAGGGCCCTTCACCGGCAACGAAATGGTGCGTTCACATCATGCCGGGTCGACCACCCGGGTCGAGACCGATGGTGCGACCCAGGAAGGGTCAACATCCAACAAGAGCAAACCCGAGGGAAACCCGGGGACGCAAAGTTCCGGGCCTACGCCGAGAGGTAGGGCGGCCGAGCTACCGAAGAGGAGACCAACCATGACCGCGACCACCACCACCACCCGTGCGCTCTCGCGCACCCAGAAGCTGCTCATGTCCATCACCGCGATCGGCGTGACCGCGTCGATGGCCGGACTCGGGTCGTTCGCGACGTTCACCGACACCGAGAGCGGCAGCACCCCGATCGACTCCGGCATCGTGTCGATGTCCGTCGGCGCCGACGGGACCGCCGACAACCGCATGTCGGTCGCCGCGACGGACATCGTCCCGGGCGACACCATCGAGCGCGCCGTCAAGCTCACGGTCGACAGCACCACCACGAGCACGCTCGGCAGCATCAAGCTCACCACGCAGGCCAAGAAGGCGGACGGCACCGTGCACAGCAGCAAGCTGGACACCGACGTCACCAACGGCCTGCAGATGCTGATCAAGCGCTGTGCCGTGGCCTGGACCGAGGCCGGTACCGCACCTGGCTACACCTACACGTGCCCGAACGACGCGGCCGGTGCCAGCCAGGAGACGAGCGTGCTCGCCAGCCGGGCGATCATCGGCGCCGACCTGGACCTGTCCAGCGCCCTCGGGCTGACGGCCGGGACCACCAACCACCTGCTCGTCAAGGTGAACCTGCCGACGACGGCGGACAACACCTTCCAGAACGTGGCCAGCACCGTCACCTACAGCTTCACCGGCACGCAGCGCGCCGCTACCAACAAGTAGCAGTAGACGCTGACAGCGGCGGGGGCGGAGACCACTCCGCCCCCGCCGCCACGCCCCACCCTTTCTGGAGGTATCATGGTGAACCGCGCCGCCCGCCTCGCCGTCCGCCTGATCGGTGTCACCGCGACCGCCGCGGTCGCAACGCTGTTCCTGGCCGTCGGCGTCGGCCCGCTGACGGGCCGCTACCTGCCCTACACGGTCTTGACCTCGAGCATGTCCCCGACGATGCCGGCCGGATCGGTCGCCTTCGTCGTGCCCGTCGACGCGGAGGACCTGCGGGTCGGCGACGTCATCACCTACCGCATCCCCGTCGAGGACCGGCGCGTCGTCACACACCGCATCGTCGAGATCGTCGAACCCGGCCCCGAACCGACCATCGTCACGAAGGGCGACGCCAACGACGCGCCCGATGCCTGGTCGGCCAAGCTGGTCGGCGGTGAGGCCTGGCGGGCCGTGGGAGCGGTGCCCTACCTCGGCTTCGCGCTCAGAGCGCTGCGCCACCCCACGGTCATAACGATCAGCCGCACGGTGCTGCCGGCGCTCACCGCGGTCGTGTGGCTGGCCAACATCTGGTGGCGACGTCCACACCAGGCCGACTGCCCCGCTCCCGGCAGCCGACCCACCACCGGCCCCCCGACGTCGACGCCGGTGGGCGTGCCGGTGGCCACCCTCCCGGCAGCCGACCTGCCGCTCGTGCCAGCCCGGCCCCGGCCGATCCCCGCCACCTTCACCGCCAGGACCCCGCTGCACGATCCGGTCGGGGCCTGACGTGCGTCCGGCAGCCCGCCTCCGGCGCCGCGTCACCCTCGCCGCCGCCACCCTGGGCGCCTGGATCGTGCTGGGGGCGACCGCGTTCGCGGCGTTCGCCGCGATCGTCACCGCGCACGGAGAGTTCTCCACCGCGGTGCTGGAACCCCCGACGTTGCTCAGCGCGACCGGCGGGACCTGCCAAGCCGACCAGCACGACTCCATCGTCCTGAGCTGGACGGCGAGCACGTCGAGCTGGGCGGAAGGCTACGAGGTCCTGCGCTCCACCGACGGAGCCACCTACACGCTGATCGCCACGCTCGCTGGCGTGCAGACCGACACCTACACCGACTCACCACTCGCCTTCTCGACGACCTACTACTACAGGGTCCGGACGATCAAGACGGAGTGGACCAGCCAGCCGGCGGAGGTCTCCCACACCACCCGCGGCTCACAGTGCCTCGTGTAGCCACACCAACACGGCGGCGAACCCAAGCGCTACCCGCAGCAACGACCGTCGCAGCCACGACGTACGGGCGGCCCCCCGAAAAGCGAACGCGCAGAACCACGGTGGGCGGCCAGAGATCCGGGCGCCGTGACTGAAAGGAGGTCGATGGAGTACGTGTTGGGCGCCACGGTTGGTCGCGCTGTAGCGGTGTGATCGCGTCACGGTTGGTGGCGCCACGGTGAGGGCACGACAAGGTGAACTTCGACGGGACCTATCCGCGGCACACTCGTCGCGGTCGGGTGTCGATCCAGCGGGTGCTTTGCACCAACGATGAGGGCTGCGATCAGCGGTCGCATTCGCGGCTTCCGGATGTGCTGGTGTCCCGGCGGGTGGATCTGGTGAGCGTGATCGGGTGGGCGTTGGAGGCCAAGGCCGCGGACGGTGGGCCACCGCCCGCGCGGAACGTCTGGGGGTGCCGGCGTCGACGGTGCGCAGCTGGTTTCGCCGCGTCGGGACGGTCGGTGGGCAGGTCGCCGGGCGGTTGTGGGCGGTTGCCGCGGCGGCCGGCTCCGGCGGTGCGTGACCCGCCGGCTACGGATCCGGTCGCGGGGCTGGTGGCGGCGGTGTGCCGCGCTGGGTCCTGGCGATGCGCTCACGCGGGCGGTCAAGCTGCGTTCCGGGCTGGTCCATCGTCGCACGAGCTGGATGGCCCGACTCGACGCACTACTCGAGGTGATCCGCCCGGCGTGGTTCGCCGCGCTCGGCTCGGAGCTCGACACGACGGCACTCCACCCCGGCCACCGGACGCGCCGTTGCTCGCCGGCCCTGCCCGCATCGGGCAGGATGCGGCCATGGCCCGACGCCGTCACCGCCTGCGGACCGTCGCTGTGGTCGGCCTGCTGCTGGCCGCCTGCGCCACGGGCGATGATCAGCCGACCGCGGCCGGTCCGCTGTCGCTGACCGCCACGCCCCTGTCGCCGTCACCCACGGCCACGCAGCAGATGTCGCCGACGCCGACCGCGACGCAGGAAGAGCCGCGCGACCCCACCGACGCTGACCGCGCCCGCTTCATCGCCGCCTACCGACCGCCCGCCACCAGCGATCACCGCAACCTCGCGATCGACCTCGACCGTGACGGGGTGAAGGAGGTCGTGTTCGCCTTCGTCGTCGACCACCAGAGCCGCTCCCAGGTCGACGTGGCGGCCTGGCGCGGCACGAGCTACGAGATCGTGGCGGCAGAGGCCGGTGGCCGCGCGGACGACCTGGTCGACCTGCAGGTCCGAGACCTCACCGCCGACGGGGACCTGGAGGTGGTGATCATCCAGCGTGTCGGGGCGTCGGGGAGGTCGGCGTCGGTATGGCGCGCGACGACCGGCGGGGAGCTGACGCCGCTGCGCGCGGTCGGGGACTGCTTCCACGGCACGCACACCTACGGCGACACCGGCGTGTCGATCGAGGATCGCGGGGGCGACGGCCGCGCCGAGATCCTCGCCACCTGTGAGGATCCCGATCGGCCCCAGCCGCTGTGGCCGACCGTGGTGTACGCCTGGAGCGATGGTGCGTACCACTGCCAGCACCGGGTCACCTCGGACGGTGAACAGGTTCCCTGCCGCGACGGCGGGCGCGGCGGTGGCGGGGTGGGCTGACGACCGGCGAGTGAAGAGAAGGGCCCCTCCACCGGCCGGTGGAGGGGCCCGGGCGGTCGCTGTCGGAGCGAGAGAGGGGATGGAGAGACCCGCTCCGTTGCGACCTGCCGGTGCGGCGTCCAAAGGGGGCGGCCGCACATCTGTCACAACGTTCGACGGCTGGTGCGGCTTCCCCGTCCCGCCCGACCCTTGCATCATCGACCGCGGCCCTCCGCAGCTGAACCCGTCGGCACCGCCCGCCCGGGTCATCGTCGCATGGTCCGATAGGACCGTTCGGGGCTGTCGGGTGATCGTGGGCTTCTGCGCACCGGTCGGCGTGAGGACGTAAAGGCGCGTCGCTGCGACGTCGATACCCCTACCGCGGCGACCGAGTGTCCGCGCCGTGTCCGGTCCGAACCGGAGGAGCCCTGTGGCCGAGTTCCTCGACGCCTTCGATCTCGAACGCACCTCGCTGCTGAAGTCGGTGAACACCTTCCAGGACACCTGGGGACGCTTCCAGGACCGGCGCGGACTGCAGGTGGACGGCGAGGAGGTCTCCGACAGCCTGATCGCCGGGGAGCTGGCGTTCGTCCGCCACGACCTGGAGCAGACCCGCTTCACGATCGGGATCTTCGGGCTGATCAAGCGCGGCAAGTCCACGCTGCTGAACGCGCTGCTGGGCCTTGAGGTCTCCTCCATGCACGTCACCCCCGAGACCGCCGTCCCGGTGTACGTCGACTACGGCGACCCGCAGGCCGACGTCTACTTCGCCGACGGCACGGTGAAGCACGTCGGTGTCGAGGACGTCGAGCACTACACGTCCCAGAAGCACAACGAGAACAACCATCTGGGCGTCATGAACGTGCACCAGTACGTGCAGGTCCCGTTCCTGCGCAACGGGGTCCGCCTCGTCGACACCCCCGGCCTCGACGACGCCCAGGCCGACGAGGTCTACACCGAGCGCACCCTGCAGGAGCTCGACGCGGTCGACGCCGGGGTCGTGGTGTTCCTGTCCCCGCCGACCGTTGGTGGCACGGAGCTGGCGTTCCTGGAGCAGGTCGCCGCCAGGCAGCTGAAGAAGGTGTTCCTCGTCTGCAACATGTACCCGCAGCACTTCCACGACCCGGCCACCCGCTCGGCGGTGCTGTCCTACGTCGGGAAGCGCGTGGTCGACGCGAGCCGACGCGCGGGTGTGCAGGGCGAGGTCCGCCTGTACCCGGTGTGCGCGCTGGACGCGTGGCAGGCCCGCGAGCGGGGCGACATCGACACGTTCAAGTCGTCGGGGGCCTCACGTCTGCTGCGCGACATCGAGACTTTCCTCGCCGACGAGGCCGGCCGGCAGGTCCTCGTCGAGGCCGCCGAACGCGTGGCCCACGCTGCGAACCTGGCCAAGGCCGAGGTCAACGTCCGCCAGCGGCTGCTTGAGGACCCCGAGGCGCTGGCGGCGCACCGCGCGGGGCTCGACGACAACGTCCGCCAACTCGAGAGCGACTTCAACGCTGCGGTGAGCACGGCGCTGGCCTCGATTGAACCGTTGCAGATGCAGATCCGCGGTCAGCTGCTCGCCCCGTTCGGTCGCGCCAAGCACCACCTCGACGGGCTCAAGAGCGTCAGCGACGTCGAGCAGTTCGCCAACAAGTTCCGCCGTGAGGTGGAGGTCGCCGGAGAGGTCGCGTCCCGCAACTTCCAACACGGGCTGGAGGAGGCCTTGCAGCGGCTGCGCCAGCTGCTGGAGGAACGTTTCGAGGCGGTGATGGTCGAGCTGAGCCCGTCCATCCCCAAGGTGGTCCTCAACGGCCGCGGCTTCCTGCTCACGCCCGACCAGGTCCAGGCCGCTCGCCGCTCCGACGATGGCGGGCTCACCGGGGCCTTGACCGGCGCGGCAGCCGGTGGGGTGCTGTCGGGCGGGGCCGCGTTCGCGCTGATCGGCGGCGTGCTCGGCCCGTTGGGGCTCCTGGCCGGGGCGCTCGTCGGGTGGAAGTTCGGGGAGCTGCTGGCGGGCCCACGGGGGCTCGACCGCGTCAAGCAGGTGCTACGCGAACGCCTCGACGAGGTCGCCCGGGACCTGACCCGCGACTTCGACCGCCAGGTCGCGACGGAGCTCGCTGCGATCCGGGAGCTGGTCAACCGCCGGCGCCTGTCGTTCGCCGCGGACCTCTACCACCAGTTCGAGTTCGTCGAGGGACTGTCACGTGACCCGCGCACGCTGCAGCAGTTCCGCAGCGAGTGTCACCGCTTCGCCGAGGCGTTCGACCAGTGCGCCGTGTCGGCACTGCGCATCGCCGGGATCATGGCCCCCGGCGGGTTGTTCGCTGAGGCCGGCGTCTAGGTCAGGCGGTGCGGCGGGTGCGGGGCACTCCGGCTTCGCGGAGCACCGACGCGGGGACTCCGGCTTCGCGCCAGGCGCTGTAGGTGATGCCCTTGCGCTGGGAGTACTCCCCGGCGGCCTGCTTGAAGCCCTCCTCGAGCGCTTCGACGTCGGGCTGCTCCTCCAACTCGGCGAGCTGACGTTCCGCATCGAGCCGTCGCTGGATCAACTCCACGCGCTTCGCGGCGTTGGTTTCCTCGTCGATCTGTGCCTGAACCCGTTGGATCTTCTTCTCGAGCGAGCGCCGGTCAACGGGGCGCCCCGGTCTCCGCCGCGTCGAGTCCAGCGCCTCGAGGTAGTCACGGACGGCTTTGGCTTGACGTCGGCCCTTGGCCAGGGCCTGCTTGTGTTCCTCGCTGAGCCCGCTTTCTGCCATGCCTCGCTCCTCGCTTCTGGCTGCTGATCGCCGTTGTACCACAGCGTCTTCCGTCGTGCGTCGGTGAGTGTTGCAGCGCCCCGTCTTAGACGTCAACCTGGGTGCGTCTCGCGGCAGTATGGCCTGTCGCGGACCCCATGGTTGCGGCCGGTCTTTCCGTCCGCTTTGCCCCGACCTCGAAACGGTGTGGACGTCGACGCAGCTTTCCGTGGGACCGGCTCCGACCCGCTGTTAGGCTCGGCGTCCGGTCGAGGCCCTGGCCGACGTGCCGTCTCGAACAGCGAGGAGATCTGCGTGGATGTCGAGCTTCCCAAGGCGAGGTCCGTCGTGGAGAACCCCTCGCCGGACCTGATGCGCGGGTGGACGCTGGAACAGCTGCGGCCGCGAGCGCAGGTCACCGAGTTCGGGAACATCAACTACACCTCCGAGGTCACCGCCCGTCTGAAGCGCTCCACGTTCTTCGTGTCCGACGAGGAGATCCACCAGCAGCGCATGCCACGCGAAGAGGCGGACGAGTGGGCCCGCAAGCAGGACGAGTACATCGCCGAGCGCGACATGCTCCTGATCGAAGGCTACATCGGACCGGACCCCGGGTTCCGCACCGGCACGCGGCTGTACATCGAGCGTTCCCAGCCCAACATCCCGGCGATGCAGCAGCAGTTGTACTTCGATCGTGACGACGACTGGGAGCCCGAATTCACCGTGATCTACACCCCGGGATGCACGGCGCCGGGCAAGCCAGACGACCGGCTGATCATGGTGGACCTCGACACGTACGTGACGCGGGTGTTCGGATCGGACTACTTCGGCGAATCGAAGATGGGCGCGCTGCGCATGTGGAACAAGCTCGTCTACGACCGCGGCGGGCTGGCGATGCACGCTGGCTGCAAGGTGTTCCCGGCGGAGCACAACCCCGACCGCCGCGAGAAGGCCATGCTGATCATCGGCCTGTCGGGGACCGGGAAGACCACCACCACCTTCCGGGAGCAGCTGGGGTCCTTACCGGTCCAAGACGACTTCGTCGCTCTGATGCCGGGCGGGACCATCCACGCCACCGAGGATGGCTGTTTCGCCAAGACCTACGGCCTGGATCCCGACGACGAGCCGACGATCTACTCGGGGACGACCGACCCCCTTGCGTGGCTGGAGAACGTCGCCGTCCGCCCCGACGGAACCGTCGATTTCTTCGACACCTCCTACACCGCCAACGGCCGCTCGACGTTCCCGATGCAGATCATCCGTCACCGCGACCCCCGCGGTCTGCCCAAGGCCGACTACCTGCTGGTGCTCAACCGCAACGAGAACATCATCCCCGCAGTGGCCAAGCTCGCGCGGGAGCAGGCGGCTGCGTTCTTCATGCTCGGTGAGAGCAAGGGCACCTCGGCCGGAGGCGCCGCGGAAGCGGGGAAGAACCTGCGGGTCCCCGGAACCAACCCGTTCTTCTTCACCAACGACGCGTTGCAGGCCAACCGGCTGATGGAGCTGCTGGAGACGCTGCCCGACCTGGAGGTGTTCGTCCTCAACACCGGACGGGTCGGGGGAAGCGCCGACGACGGACGCTCCAAGAAGGTCCGCATCCCGCACTCGTCCGCGATCGTGCAGGGCATCGTGGACGGTTCGATCTCCTGGGAGCAGGATCCTGACTTCGGGTACGCGGTGGCGTCCAGCGTGGCCGGGATCGACGACGTCGAGCTGCTGCAACCGCGGCGGCTGTACGAGCGTCAGGGCCGTGCCGACGAGTACCGCCAGCGGGTCGAACTTTTGAAGCAAGAACGCGTCGAGTACCTCGCCCAGTACGACGCGCTCGACGAGCGGGTCCTGTCCGCGGTCACCTAATCGTCGTGATGGGTCGCCTTCGGGCAGATCCGTCCCCGTCAGCCCGGCCGGTCGGTGAGCACTCAAGCCACCCATCGACTGGACGCGGAGGCCATCGTCTAGACCGGTTCCGGATCCCCGAGGGGCTCGGTGAGTGCCCCCCTGTCAATCCCTGCGACGGCCCACACCACTTACGAAAAGTCCGGGTTGGGCGAGCTTGACAGGAGTGGTCGCCGCGCGGCATCGTCCGCCGCGCCAGGGGACGTGACTCGGCGACGAGGGGTAGGTGGCACCGTGCCAAGAGCATCATCGACGACGTCCGAGTCCGACCATCTGATCGACCTCGTGACGGTGACAACCGGTCCGGGCGCGGATCGTCCGGTAGCCAGCGCCAAGCTGGGAATCCCGGTGGATAGCCTGACCAGAGGTCAGGTCACCCAGGTCGATCCAGAGCGGTTGAGCGCGTACGGGCGCAAGGCTGATCGCGAGTTCGTGGCGGCGGCTCTGGTGGCCGCCGACCCTGAGGGCTCGGGGCGTCTGCCGGTCGTGGCGGGCACCGCTCCGAAGGGGCGGGCGGCGCTGAAGGTGGCCGGGGTCTCCCGCGCCACGAACCAGGCGCTGAAGGCTGCCGGCTACCGCGACAGGCACCAGCTCGCCCACCTGCGGCTGGGCCAGCTCGGTGGGGCGGCGCGGGGCATCACGCTGCGCGACGTCGACCGGCTCCACGAGGAGCATCTGCTGGCCAGCTACGCGAGATTGGGTGTCCCCCGGGAGCAGGCGGGCATCCTGGCTAGTCACCGCATTCACCCGACGTACGCCGCGTTCTATCTCCCGGTGTGCGGGGGCAACGTGATCGTCCCGGGCGATGGCTTCCAGGGCTTGGACGTCCTCGACGTGCTGCGCGATCGTGAGCTCTTCGACGAGCTGATCGTCGTGGATTTGGGAGGGCCGATTCCCGACCCGGAACCGCCGATCGGGTGGTTGCCCGGTGGGGGAGTTACGGACCCGCCCGACCCCGGGATCGACCTGCTGAACGTCGCCACCCTGAAACGAGTCGTGGTGGATGACGCGCTCGTCTCGCGGTTCGTGCGCGAGGGCGTGGAGCCTGCCGAGGTCGGCCCCGCCGTGCATTCCGCCCAAGTGTTGCTCTCCCAGGGCAGGCGCGATGACGCGCTAGGCGTGCTGCACCAAGTCGGCACAGTCGAACGTGACGGACTGGCCTCCACCGCGCGATACCAAATGGAGGTGCTCGCGCCTGCCCTCGTCGCGCTGCACGGC
This genomic interval from Actinomycetota bacterium contains the following:
- a CDS encoding cell wall-binding repeat-containing protein, producing the protein MAVFRRGSGFVLPAVLAMVAVLAVPVAPARADSVAQPPSPGVIGPHPAPGGVIPAGAVEIAAFLVAQAGVAGAEVRLDGVGVPAQQSGSDTYQRIAATAQVAPGDHVAEVHLTDRQGATTTRAWRFTASDTAVGRLAGQNRIETAAAISRDLYPQAATAAVLARADDFPDALAGAPLATAVDGPLLLSGAERLADATAGELRRVLPPGATVYLLGGPSALSQQVAADVQAIGLTPQRVAGTDRFGTAASAGAVLPRGDAAVVASGFSFPDALAASSPAAIRGMPILLTATDTLPPATREFLAARNYPVVYVVGGTAVVNGQVAAELDQLAGEVRRLAGPSRFDTAAVIAGGFFASPQTVAVASGERFPDALAGGPHAAARGAPLMLTAHHNLARPQVDQLATWRPAAGVVYGGAAAVADTAAGDIRRATVDAGGPREVSLSPGAGAEINTLDTLQIDFDRAVDLDRSSVFVTLNGHEVYGSLAHGDFANSIVFRAGALPIAAQANHAYPVRVTAAAVDGSGWRHLEYDLVFRKLELSRGDQGPAVRDLQQRLSDLGYWLPTPDGTFGSATVQAVYAFQKHEGLQRTGSVDAATRQRLQTAARPVPRHQRSGRYVEIDKPRQIMFVVQDGRVLHTFAVSSGHGRYYNEGGSSGYAITPEGTFTFFRQIDGMRQSHLGTLWRPKYFTDRGHAIHGSTNVPPYPASHGCVRLIYPAIDFIWDAGLVPVGTRLYVY
- a CDS encoding M73 family metallopeptidase; its protein translation is MTATTTTTRALSRTQKLLMSITAIGVTASMAGLGSFATFTDTESGSTPIDSGIVSMSVGADGTADNRMSVAATDIVPGDTIERAVKLTVDSTTTSTLGSIKLTTQAKKADGTVHSSKLDTDVTNGLQMLIKRCAVAWTEAGTAPGYTYTCPNDAAGASQETSVLASRAIIGADLDLSSALGLTAGTTNHLLVKVNLPTTADNTFQNVASTVTYSFTGTQRAATNK
- a CDS encoding fibronectin type III domain-containing protein → MRPAARLRRRVTLAAATLGAWIVLGATAFAAFAAIVTAHGEFSTAVLEPPTLLSATGGTCQADQHDSIVLSWTASTSSWAEGYEVLRSTDGATYTLIATLAGVQTDTYTDSPLAFSTTYYYRVRTIKTEWTSQPAEVSHTTRGSQCLV
- a CDS encoding phosphoenolpyruvate carboxykinase; translated protein: MDVELPKARSVVENPSPDLMRGWTLEQLRPRAQVTEFGNINYTSEVTARLKRSTFFVSDEEIHQQRMPREEADEWARKQDEYIAERDMLLIEGYIGPDPGFRTGTRLYIERSQPNIPAMQQQLYFDRDDDWEPEFTVIYTPGCTAPGKPDDRLIMVDLDTYVTRVFGSDYFGESKMGALRMWNKLVYDRGGLAMHAGCKVFPAEHNPDRREKAMLIIGLSGTGKTTTTFREQLGSLPVQDDFVALMPGGTIHATEDGCFAKTYGLDPDDEPTIYSGTTDPLAWLENVAVRPDGTVDFFDTSYTANGRSTFPMQIIRHRDPRGLPKADYLLVLNRNENIIPAVAKLAREQAAAFFMLGESKGTSAGGAAEAGKNLRVPGTNPFFFTNDALQANRLMELLETLPDLEVFVLNTGRVGGSADDGRSKKVRIPHSSAIVQGIVDGSISWEQDPDFGYAVASSVAGIDDVELLQPRRLYERQGRADEYRQRVELLKQERVEYLAQYDALDERVLSAVT
- a CDS encoding dynamin family protein — translated: MAEFLDAFDLERTSLLKSVNTFQDTWGRFQDRRGLQVDGEEVSDSLIAGELAFVRHDLEQTRFTIGIFGLIKRGKSTLLNALLGLEVSSMHVTPETAVPVYVDYGDPQADVYFADGTVKHVGVEDVEHYTSQKHNENNHLGVMNVHQYVQVPFLRNGVRLVDTPGLDDAQADEVYTERTLQELDAVDAGVVVFLSPPTVGGTELAFLEQVAARQLKKVFLVCNMYPQHFHDPATRSAVLSYVGKRVVDASRRAGVQGEVRLYPVCALDAWQARERGDIDTFKSSGASRLLRDIETFLADEAGRQVLVEAAERVAHAANLAKAEVNVRQRLLEDPEALAAHRAGLDDNVRQLESDFNAAVSTALASIEPLQMQIRGQLLAPFGRAKHHLDGLKSVSDVEQFANKFRREVEVAGEVASRNFQHGLEEALQRLRQLLEERFEAVMVELSPSIPKVVLNGRGFLLTPDQVQAARRSDDGGLTGALTGAAAGGVLSGGAAFALIGGVLGPLGLLAGALVGWKFGELLAGPRGLDRVKQVLRERLDEVARDLTRDFDRQVATELAAIRELVNRRRLSFAADLYHQFEFVEGLSRDPRTLQQFRSECHRFAEAFDQCAVSALRIAGIMAPGGLFAEAGV
- a CDS encoding ATP-binding protein produces the protein MMPVTCSDRRSLGRQPDVGRHGRWRCQGCDRVTVGGATVSCETGTGKTHRLIAFGVAASEQGCAVGCITAAQLVNEAFEAADDRQLSRTVARYRRLDLLLLDELGHIQLDSHGAELVFQVLTDPEERAPPVTSTFSTMAGVWLFGLVATPSAAVWLRTNLERCEERNRQAATDPDG
- a CDS encoding signal peptidase I, which translates into the protein MVNRAARLAVRLIGVTATAAVATLFLAVGVGPLTGRYLPYTVLTSSMSPTMPAGSVAFVVPVDAEDLRVGDVITYRIPVEDRRVVTHRIVEIVEPGPEPTIVTKGDANDAPDAWSAKLVGGEAWRAVGAVPYLGFALRALRHPTVITISRTVLPALTAVVWLANIWWRRPHQADCPAPGSRPTTGPPTSTPVGVPVATLPAADLPLVPARPRPIPATFTARTPLHDPVGA
- a CDS encoding VCBS repeat-containing protein — its product is MARRRHRLRTVAVVGLLLAACATGDDQPTAAGPLSLTATPLSPSPTATQQMSPTPTATQEEPRDPTDADRARFIAAYRPPATSDHRNLAIDLDRDGVKEVVFAFVVDHQSRSQVDVAAWRGTSYEIVAAEAGGRADDLVDLQVRDLTADGDLEVVIIQRVGASGRSASVWRATTGGELTPLRAVGDCFHGTHTYGDTGVSIEDRGGDGRAEILATCEDPDRPQPLWPTVVYAWSDGAYHCQHRVTSDGEQVPCRDGGRGGGGVG